A region from the Anomaloglossus baeobatrachus isolate aAnoBae1 chromosome 11, aAnoBae1.hap1, whole genome shotgun sequence genome encodes:
- the LOC142255864 gene encoding olfactory receptor 5V1-like: protein MMRKNQTSIKDFILLGFSGAPVLQQLLFVLFLLIYITTVMGNISIILAYRLTPSLHTPMYLFLANLSFLEICYISNTVPKMLSNFLSTHKTISFSGCVLQMYCGLLLGGTECYLLAVMAYDRYNAICHPLLYGTSIYKRTCIQFVAVSWIGGAINSLIHTILTFSLLFCNNNRINHFFCDLPPVMQLACTSTMTNEIVLLVACGCVIVSSFILTIISYTHIIATILNIKSTSGRKKAFSTCTSHLIVVTLFYGSAIFMYFRPKSSYSMDQDRVISALYAFVAPLLNPFIYSLRNSDVKAAVKKIVCHIIVVQRY, encoded by the coding sequence ATGATGAGAAAGAACCAAACTTCAATCAAAGATTTCATCCTTCTTGGATTTTCCGGGGCTCCTGTTCTCCAGCAGTTACTCTTTGTCCTGTTCCTGCTCATCTATATAACCACTGTGATGGGTAACATATCTATAATCTTGGCCTACAGACTTACTCCATCTCTTCACACCCCAATGTACTTGTTTCTTGCCAATTTATCCTTCCTGGAGATCTGTTACATTTCTAATACTGTGCCCAAAATGTTGTCAAACTTCTTGTCAACCCACAAGACCATCTCGTTCTCGGGCTGCGTCCTACAGATGTACTGTGGCTTGCTCCTTGGTGGTACAGAGTGCTACCTGCTAGCCGTGATGGCGTATGATCGGTATAACGCCATATGTCACCCTCTGCTATATGGCACCAGTATATATAAAAGAACATGCATTCAGTTTGTAGCCGTCTCATGGATTGGTGGCGCTATAAACTCCCTAATACACACAATTCTTACTTTTAGCTTGCTTTTCTGTAACAATAATAGGATCAATCATTTTTTCTGTGATCTCCCTCCGGTAATGCAACTGGCCTGTACATCGACCATGACAAATGAGATTGTCCTCCTTGTGGCCTGTGGTTGTGTCATTGTCAGTTCCTTCATATTGACCATCATCTCCTACACACACATCATCGCAACGATTCTCAATATAAAGTCAACATCGGGGAGGAAGAAGGCGTTCTCCACCTGCACCTCCCACCTCATTGTTGTCACTTTGTTTTATGGTTCTgccatttttatgtattttagacCCAAGTCCAGTTACTCAATGGATCAAGACAGGGTGATATCTGCTCTATATGCCTTTGTCGCACCACTGCTCAATCCATTTATCTACAGCCTCAGGAACAGTGACGTGAAGGCAGCTGTTAAAAAGATAGTGTGTCATATCATTGTAGTCCagagatattaa